In Candidatus Syntrophoarchaeum caldarius, a single window of DNA contains:
- a CDS encoding Like-Sm ribonucleoprotein, eukaryotic and archaea-type, core, which translates to MAQRPLDVLNEALQTPVIVRIRGGREIRGELQGYDLHMNLVLDNAEETMKEEDNRQLGTVILRGDNVVYISP; encoded by the coding sequence ATGGCACAGCGACCATTGGATGTCCTGAATGAAGCTTTACAAACACCTGTGATCGTGCGAATCAGGGGCGGGCGTGAAATCAGGGGCGAGCTTCAGGGTTACGATCTTCATATGAATCTGGTGCTTGATAACGCAGAAGAGACGATGAAAGAAGAAGATAACAGGCAGCTTGGGACGGTAATTCTCAGAGGGGATAACGTCGTGTATATTTCACCGTAA
- a CDS encoding protein, containing CobQ/CobB/MinD/ParA nucleotide binding domain, and 4Fe-4S binding, producing MKQIAILSGKGGTGKTTLVASFAALAAGDCAIADCDVDAPDLHLILKPEIKERMEFTGSKTAHIDTEKCTCCGVCEDACRFDAIENCEIDPFVCEGCGVCAYVCPEKAIQLEDTISGYAFISNTRFGPLSHAELKIAEEASGKLVTLVRNNALEIAEQEKKDLILIDGSPGIGCPVIASLTGVNLALVITEPTQSGLHDLERVLDLTEHFKVQATVCINKHDINTEMTEQIQSFCEAKGVDVAGRIPFDPIVTAAMVEGKTVIEFKDSSVTEAIKQIWDQITKPFGHNFLS from the coding sequence ATGAAACAGATCGCAATTTTGAGTGGGAAAGGTGGAACAGGTAAGACAACACTCGTGGCATCGTTTGCAGCTCTTGCGGCTGGAGATTGCGCAATAGCAGACTGTGATGTCGATGCGCCCGACTTGCACCTCATCCTGAAACCTGAAATAAAAGAACGAATGGAGTTCACAGGATCAAAGACTGCTCATATTGATACAGAAAAGTGTACCTGCTGTGGTGTATGCGAGGATGCCTGCAGGTTTGATGCGATCGAGAATTGTGAAATCGACCCATTTGTGTGCGAGGGGTGTGGCGTATGTGCTTACGTCTGCCCTGAAAAAGCGATTCAACTCGAGGATACCATCTCGGGATACGCATTCATTTCTAATACACGGTTCGGCCCGCTCTCACACGCAGAGCTTAAAATCGCAGAAGAGGCGTCTGGAAAGCTTGTAACACTTGTCCGGAATAACGCACTCGAAATCGCAGAGCAAGAGAAGAAAGATCTTATACTGATCGATGGTTCACCGGGGATCGGGTGCCCTGTCATCGCATCACTCACAGGTGTCAATCTCGCTCTTGTTATAACAGAGCCCACTCAGTCAGGACTGCATGATCTTGAACGGGTACTTGATCTCACAGAGCACTTTAAGGTACAGGCTACAGTCTGTATAAACAAGCACGACATAAATACTGAGATGACAGAACAGATTCAAAGCTTCTGTGAAGCTAAAGGCGTTGATGTTGCTGGCAGAATACCGTTTGACCCCATAGTTACAGCAGCAATGGTTGAAGGCAAGACTGTTATCGAATTTAAGGATTCCAGCGTTACAGAAGCGATAAAGCAGATATGGGATCAGATCACTAAACCGTTCGGGCATAACTTTCTGTCATAA